Proteins co-encoded in one Sander vitreus isolate 19-12246 chromosome 9, sanVit1, whole genome shotgun sequence genomic window:
- the sgcb gene encoding beta-sarcoglycan, with amino-acid sequence MASEQESSNGPVKKSMREKAIERRCINKEHNSNFKAGYVPIEEERLHKTGLRGRKGNMAVCIVILLFLLALINLIITLVIWTVIRIGPNGCDSMEFHETGLLRFKQKADMGIVHPLHKSTVGGRKDQDLVLVGNNNPVVFQQGTTKLSVEKDKTSVVSDVGISFTDPRTQTTFFSTDFENHEFHLPKGVKVLSVKKASTERITSSASSDLNIKGDSKAIIRGNEGVNIMGRTVEFKMGGGIELRAENSIVLNGSVMFNATRIPNSAGDVYFDDGMERYKLCMCADGTLFRVQVKYANMGCQTSDNPCGKAH; translated from the exons ATGGCGTCTGAACAG GAGAGTTCCAATGGGCCCGTGAAGAAGTCCATGCGAGAAAAGGCTATAGAAAGACGTTGTATCAACAAGGAACACAACAGTAACTTCAAAGCAGGCTATGTACCCATAGAAGAAGAACGTCTTCATAAGACAGGGCTGAGAGGACGCAAGGGAAACATGGCTGTTTGCATCGttatcctcctcttcctcctcgccTTAATTAACCTTATT ATCACTCTGGTAATATGGACAGTGATTAGAATCGGTCCGAATGGGTGCGACAGCATGGAGTTCCATGAGACTGGCCTACTGCGTTTCAAACAGAAGGCGGACATGGGCATCGTTCACCCACTGCACAAGAGCACAGTAGGAGGCCGCAAGGACCAGGACCTAGTCCTTGTCGGCAACAATAATCCG GTTGTGTTCCAGCAAGGCACCACTAAGCTGAGTGTCGAAAAGGACAAGACCTCAGTCGTCAGTGATGTTGGCATATCCTTCACAGACCCTCGCACACAGACCACATTCTTCAGCACAGACTTTGAAAACCATGAGTTCCATTTGCCAAAAGGAGTCAAAGTTCTCAGTGTTAAAAAGGCTTCCACAGAAAGG ATCACCAGTAGTGCATCATCTGACCTGAACATTAAAGGGGACAGCAAGGCCATCATTCGTGGAAACGAGGGCGTCAACATCATGGGCCGGACTGTAGAGTTCAAAATGGGTGGAGGCATCGAACTCAGGGCT GAGAACAGCATTGTCCTTAACGGATCAGTCATGTTCAATGCTACACGCATCCCTAATTCCGCAGGTGATGTGTATTTTGATGATGGCATGGAGAGGTACAAGCTCTGCATGTGTGCAGATGGGACTCTGTTTCGTGTGCAGGTGAAATATGCCAACATGGGCTGCCAGACTTCAGACAACCCATGTGGAAAAGCTCACTAG